The stretch of DNA TGCTGCTGTTCGGCTTCCAGCACGTCCAGCGCGGCGCGCAGTTGCAGGATGACGCGGTCAGCCCACGGCTGGTGCAGCTTCTCGGCTGGACGCAACTGCCGTTCATAGACGAGCTGCACTGCCTTGTCGCAAGCCGCCAGCGCCAGGCCCAGCAGCCGCTGCGAGCGCATCAATTCGGTTGGCATCGACGGCGTGCGGCGCGCCGATGGGCGGGCGATGGATTCGGCATATTGCAGGATCAGCGTGGAGTCCATCAGCGCATTGCCTTCCTCATCGACCAGCGTTGGCGCCTTAACCACCGGATTAATCTGCCGAAACTGCTCGAAGGTGCTGAACACCGACAGCGACTGGTGCTCGAACTTCAGCCCCAGCAACTGCAAGGACACCGCCACGCGGCGGACGTAAGGTGAATCCAGCATACCGATCAGTTTCATAACCACTCCAGACTTTTCTATTTGAATAGATGCATTACGCAAGGGCCTGCCCCCATAGGGGACAGACCGTGGCAAGTTATGCGCAGTTTAGCTGAAGGGGAAAAGAATGCGCAGTGCTTTCTTCAGACGCCAGGCCTTTTACGGCGCGCGCCGAACAAACCCACAGAATACCCTGCGTCGCGCAGGAAGCTGGTCGCTTTATGGTTCAAAATCAGCAATGTGAAGAAACCGATATAGGGCATCCACAGGAAGAACAACCACTTACTGCCGCCGCCTGTCGAAAAGCCGTCGTGATGCGCCTGCAAAGCGTCTCCCATGCTGTAGACAGCCCAGTACGATAAAAGCACACCGACCACAAAAAATGGGGTGCCTAACTGCGGCACCATGCTCGCCAACTCCAGGACGAAGCCAAGCAATAGCCATTTCTGCGCCTTGGCGACATTCCAGCCGTAAGTGGGGGAACGCTGGTCCAGTGTCGAAACAATCGGGCTATTCTGATCAGTCGAACTCACAGTTTTTCCTCAATAACAATTATTTCGAAATTATAAGGAGATTTCCGTGCGGAAAACTATTAGATTGTCACGAAGCTTGCAGCAATACGGCGGCGCCGCGCGCGACGGCGCGTACCACTTGCATCACGTCCCAGTTGGTGAGGCGGATGCAGCCGTGCGATTGGGTCTTGCCGATATTGCCCGGCTCAGGCGTGCCGTGGATGCCGTAGTGCTCTTTGCTGAGGTCGATCCAGGCCAGTCCGACCGGGTTGTTGGGGCCGGCCGCGATGCGGGCCTTGGTGTCGCCGGCCTTGGCATCCCAGAACAGTTTGGGGTTGTAGCGGTATTCGGGATTGGTGGCGACGCCGCGCACCTGCCAGCGGCCTTCCGGCAGAGGATCGTGCTTGCTTCCGGTGCTGGCCGGGAACTGCGCGAACGGCATGCCGCCGGCGTCCAGCAGGGTCAGCGTGCCCTCTTTCGCGTCGACCAGGATCGACGCGGCTTTCGGCAGTGGCTTGATGATGGCGACATTCGGTACCAGCAATTGTTCGCCGGCCTTGTTGAGCTTCTTGCCGGGATTGAGGCGGCGCAGCAGCTCCGGGCTGCAATGGAAGCGCTCGCCCAGCGCTTCGGCCACGCTGGCGTAACCCAGCGCCGACAACTTGGCCTTGCCGGCCATGTCGGACGGCACCGGCACATAGGGACCGGCGACGTCCTGCGCGGTCAGCGTGTAGACCGCCAGCACCGGCGCGTCATCGCGCTCCAGTTCCTGCCAGGTGGCGGGGTCGACATTGCCAGTCAGCGGCAGTTGATGCAGTTTCTGGAAGCCGCGTATCGCCTGATGCATATTGCTGCCGTAGGCCGCATCCATCTCGCCGGGAGAAAAGTGCGCGCGGTCCAGCAGCACCTGCGCGCGTAGCACATTCGGACCGGCGCTCTTGGGAGCAACCGGCTTGGCGCGTTGCGCTACATTCAGGGTATCGGCTGCGGACAGCGCCGGCTCGGCGGCGTTTGCGCTGGACAGCGCCAGCATGGCGACAAAAAATAAGACTCTCAAACCAGACTCGGATCAAACCAGGGAGCTTATTCTAGCCGACGGGAGGCAGGATCAGCGTTCCAATTGCTGGCCGACTTCCCAGCTGTGGCCGGCGGGATCGATAAAGTTGATGGTGCGCAGTCCCCATGGCCGATCCAGCGGACCGTTGAGTGCAATGCCGCGCTGTTGCAGGCGCTCGTAGACCGCTTGCACATCCGCCACCCAGATGCTGAGCTGGAAGCGTGACCCTGCCTCGCGCGGGGCCACGGCGGCGGGCGCCACGATCTGCGGCGCATGGGCAATCTGCAACAGGTTGATCAGCACATTGTCGAATTTGACGACGGTGCAGTTGTCGTCCTCGTACTCTACCGGCACGCCAAACACATCCAGATAAAACGCCCTGGCTGCCGGCAGGTCTTCCACAAACAAGCTGATCGCGCTGATGTGTTGCATGGCTTAATCCTTCTTGTAGCGTTGCATGACGTAGCCGAGGCGGCTGCGGTTGGTGTCCAGCCAGGTCCACAGGGCTTCGGCCTGCTGCGGATGGGCGTGGTAAAAGCTGTCGTTGAACGCCAGCCACAGGCGGATGTTGAGCAGCGGCTGCGGCAGCTGCACGATCTCGCCCTTGTACTTGGCCAGCGTCTGCTTGAGGTGCTTCGGCGCCACCGCCGCCACCACCACGCCGTCCACCCGGCCCAGCCGCAGTTTTTCGATATTGCGGTCGAGGTCGCGGGCGCCGTCGTCCAGCGTCAGGCCGGATTCGCGCAGGCGGGGCGCGTAGCTGTTGCCCATCGGGATGCCCAGCGTCTTGCCCTTGAAGTATTGCATCGGGTTGGTGCTGGCCGGCAGCTTGTCGCTCTTACGCACCAAGACCAGCACCTGGTTGTGCAGGGCGCGGTTCAAATCGATATTGCCGGCCTTGTCGCGCGGGATGGCGATTTCGGCCGGATAGAAACTCATCTCGCCCAGCGGCGCCAGGTCGATGTCGCCAGCGGCCAGCGCCACCTTGATGCGCGCCGCCGGCAGCCGCACCCAGATCGGCATACAGGGACCAAACCCGGAACCCTGCACGGCATCAAGAATCAGGTCGACCGCCGCGCCGGGCGGGTCGGGCACTTTATCGCCGTCGCCCAGCCAGTAAGGCGGACGGTTCTGGTCCAGATAGCCGACACGAATGGGAATGCAATCAGCCGCCCGCACCAGCGGCGCGACAGTGATAGCGGTAGCAGCCACGGCGGCAAGCAACATCAACGATATGCCAGCGCGCAGCGTCATGAGATCAGGGATGAGGCGGAGTGGATGCTGCCGGCTTGGGCGCCAGCGGGGCGAGTGCCGCAGCCTGGTCCTTGCCGACGATCTGAACGAAGATCTCGTTCTGCTTGATCATGCTCAGCTCGTAGCGGGCCCGCTCTTCGACCGCGCCGGTGCCGTCCTTGAGGTCTCGCACTTCGGAGTCGAGCTTGGCGTTACGTGCCAGCAGTTCGGCGTTCTTCTTGTGCGCCGCGTCGACCTGCATCTCGAAATCCTTGACGCGCAGCCAGCCGCCCTTCCCCAGCCATAGCGGGTACTGGATCAACAGCAGCAGGAAAGCCAGTCCGAGCGTAATCAGGCGCATGAGGTGAATGCGGCCGGATTTGCTCCGGCCGCGCTTGCTTAATTACTTCAGATTATAGAACGCATCGCGGCCTGGGTAGGAAGCGATATCGCCCAGATCTTCCTCAATGCGCAGCAGCTGGTTGTATTTCGCCATGCGGTCCGAACGCGACATCGAGCCGGTCTTGATTTGCAGTGCGTTCATGCCCACCGCGATATCGGCGATGGTCGAATCTTCGGTTTCGCCCGAACGGTGCGAGATCACGGCGGTATAACCGGCGCGCTTGGCCATTTCGATGGCGGCGAAGGTTTCGGTCAGGGTGCCGATCTGGTTGATCTTGATCAGGATCGAGTTGGCGATGCCTTTCGAGATGCCTTCCTTCAGGATCTTGGTGTTGGTGACGTA from Duganella dendranthematis encodes:
- a CDS encoding VOC family protein, with protein sequence MQHISAISLFVEDLPAARAFYLDVFGVPVEYEDDNCTVVKFDNVLINLLQIAHAPQIVAPAAVAPREAGSRFQLSIWVADVQAVYERLQQRGIALNGPLDRPWGLRTINFIDPAGHSWEVGQQLER
- a CDS encoding glutathione S-transferase; this encodes MKLIGMLDSPYVRRVAVSLQLLGLKFEHQSLSVFSTFEQFRQINPVVKAPTLVDEEGNALMDSTLILQYAESIARPSARRTPSMPTELMRSQRLLGLALAACDKAVQLVYERQLRPAEKLHQPWADRVILQLRAALDVLEAEQQQQPLEATSAAMPPPGVMQAITWHFIQQMLPDVVSAADYPALAAYSREAEALPEFRAAPHGDSTYQG
- a CDS encoding L,D-transpeptidase family protein; translation: MRVLFFVAMLALSSANAAEPALSAADTLNVAQRAKPVAPKSAGPNVLRAQVLLDRAHFSPGEMDAAYGSNMHQAIRGFQKLHQLPLTGNVDPATWQELERDDAPVLAVYTLTAQDVAGPYVPVPSDMAGKAKLSALGYASVAEALGERFHCSPELLRRLNPGKKLNKAGEQLLVPNVAIIKPLPKAASILVDAKEGTLTLLDAGGMPFAQFPASTGSKHDPLPEGRWQVRGVATNPEYRYNPKLFWDAKAGDTKARIAAGPNNPVGLAWIDLSKEHYGIHGTPEPGNIGKTQSHGCIRLTNWDVMQVVRAVARGAAVLLQAS
- the ftsB gene encoding cell division protein FtsB is translated as MRLITLGLAFLLLLIQYPLWLGKGGWLRVKDFEMQVDAAHKKNAELLARNAKLDSEVRDLKDGTGAVEERARYELSMIKQNEIFVQIVGKDQAAALAPLAPKPAASTPPHP